In Candidatus Micrarchaeum acidiphilum ARMAN-2, the genomic window ACAGCAACAGGTTCGTGCCGGTGGCTCACGTCCTGTTTTACAACGAACAGACTGATGCATACGAAATTTTCAACTATACAAAGCCGCATGCGGCCAATTTCACCATAGCGCTCTATTACACAAATTCAAGCATAACTGGAGCTGCATTATTCGGCGCCGTCCTGCCATTTTCTAATTTCTTCAAGCTGACAACACTGTGCAGCTATAGCAGCTGCAGCTACGGACAGGGCACCAACGTGTCCATGAAGATGATATATATGAACAGCGACACTAGGATATATCGCATATATTACAACCAGACGGCCCCGTAATCGCAGAAAGCGAACAGATGCACATGTATTAAAAGCTTGCGCAGAGAAACATTTGTGTACCGTTACAAACGCGTGATAGCTTGTTTTTCCAGTTTACAACCTTTAGGATTGAAGCCCTGATAGTATACTCGTCCATAATATTCGGGCTGCTTACCGCAGTATACTACGCGGTCAACATGCGCAGGTCGCTGCAGTATTCGCCGAAAAGGAAACGTCCGGCCCCGGGAAGCAAGTCCGACGTTACCATTGTCATACCCGTGTACAATGAAAATCCGGACATCTTCCGCAACTGCGTAGCCTCGGCTGCCAGGCAGGGAACCAAGCTGATAGTCGTGGGAGACTCCGGACCGGAGCCGTACAGGGCCATAACAGAAGAAAACGGCGGCACCTTTATCCATAGGAAGGTGAGAGACGGCAAGAGGTCAGCGCTGACTACCGGCGTCAACAGCCTTGACACGAAGTACGTCATGTTCCTTGACAGCGACACTGTGCTGCCGGACAACGCGGTGGAAAGCATGCTCTCCATGTTCGACGAGCGCACAGGCGGAGTCGGGGCAGGGGTCTCTGTGAGGCTGAGGAACGACTGGGTATCATATTCATCAGAATTCTTTGAAAAGCTCAAGGAAGTCATGACTAGGGCGCTCTCGGCTTCTGGGGCCGTGATGGTGCTGGACGGCAGGTGCGCGATGTACAGGGTTTCCGCAATAAAGGAATTCATGAATTCGGAGGAATACCTGCACAACAGCATCCTAGGGGTAAGGAGCATCCTTGCCGAGGACAGGCACATAACCAGCCATGTTGCAAA contains:
- a CDS encoding glycosyl transferase family 2, coding for MFFQFTTFRIEALIVYSSIIFGLLTAVYYAVNMRRSLQYSPKRKRPAPGSKSDVTIVIPVYNENPDIFRNCVASAARQGTKLIVVGDSGPEPYRAITEENGGTFIHRKVRDGKRSALTTGVNSLDTKYVMFLDSDTVLPDNAVESMLSMFDERTGGVGAGVSVRLRNDWVSYSSEFFEKLKEVMTRALSASGAVMVLDGRCAMYRVSAIKEFMNSEEYLHNSILGVRSILAEDRHITSHVAKLGYRLVVDYNVFVKTEAQKSFVLLWKQMTRWTRAGYMYFAKEIMDGTYRKRGAFYAFEMFYMYLLPIIIIAFTAVRLYFYLGHGFGADFTREIYVLGRVFRLGMGAFDSRFVVYIGVQVLDFLAILGFGLAIYVRVGAKKLRTFMLGGVALLVMMFASFYGLMTVWKQKDWLTR